Proteins found in one Oryza glaberrima chromosome 4, OglaRS2, whole genome shotgun sequence genomic segment:
- the LOC127770843 gene encoding uncharacterized protein LOC127770843 has product MNITPIAELRPGRYDYMICVRISRIWEFRGTNEDDNIKHLDLVLLDQKEGNIVYISKITVNNAKPSYRAVDVIGKIIAVSNAAMISTSSLDYRMRRIVKLQDLSGKTIDLSLSGKRAVEFDGETILEVGQNNHIIAIFVGTSMKILKGTYEFLSGTTACRWYINENDIPEIKMFQKCLPPHADPIQKLYLQSDEDMQRSIEHKTLAELKEIDPFVDKDEKYQCTATIIGIQERKTWCYQAYKLCNCKMIWDGSILKCKKENCPCRQYEYKYKIPFIANDGTASLELVLFEKKGTELIGRTAETMKRQYDINQTPPEIKAWIGHKFTFIVKVLPNITINADEPSFEVLTIKERFGRQHSSQGFKATKNLPISSSSSQQLHNLPPLVPILSKKIQHEIEPPHDIQSMEVEPYNLETSTLSGKRAYEDPNSTDQENDEEESTDYGFIQTKGKKKRST; this is encoded by the exons ATGAATATCACTCCAATTGCAGAGCTGCGCCCAGGGCGATATGACTACATGATATGCGTCCGAATATCCAGGATATGGGAATTTAGAGGAACTAATGAAGATGATAACATCAAACATTTAGATCTGGTTTTACTTGATCAAAAG GAAGGAAATATCGTCTACATCAGCAAGATAACAGTTAACAATGCTAAGCCCAGTTATAGAGCAGTTG ATGTTATTGGAAAAATCATTGCTGTTTCTAATGCAGCAATGATTTCTACAAGTTCATTAGATTATAGGATGAGAAGAATAGTCAAACTACAAGATTTAAG TGGAAAAACCATCGACCTCTCATTATCAGGAAAAAGAGCTGTTGAGTTTGATGGAGAGACAATACTGGAAGTTGGTCAAAATAACCATATAATAGCAATATTTGTTGGTACATCAATGAAAATCCTTAAGGGAACATATGAATTTCTAAGTGGAACAACAGCTTGTCGTTGGTATATCAACGAAAATGACATCCCTGAAATCAAGATGTTTCAGAAATG CCTTCCACCACATGCTGATCCTATACAAAAGCTATACTTGCAAAGTGATGAAGATATGCAACGGAGCATTGAACACAAAACACTTGCAGAATTGAAGGAAATTGATCCTTTTGTTGACAAG GATGAAAAATACCAGTGCACTGCTACTATCATTGGAATtcaggaaagaaaaacttggtgTTATCAAGCCTATAAATTGTGCAATTGCAAGATGATATGGGATGGTTCTATATTAAAATGCAAGAAAGAGAACTGCCCATGTAGGCAGTATGAGTACAA GTACAAAATACCATTCATTGCAAATGATGGCACAGCTAGCCTTGAACTTGTGCTATTTGAAAAGAAAGGTACAGAACTTATTGGTAGGACTGCTGAAACTATGAAAAGGCAATATGATATCAATCAAACACCTCCAGAAATAAAAGCATGGATAGGACATAAATTCACATTCATAGTGAAGGTTTTGCCGAACATAACTATCAACGCTGATGAACCTTCATTTGAGGTGCTGACAATTAAAGAAAGATTTGGAAGGCAACATTCCAGCCAAGGCTTTAAGGCAACTAAGAATCTTCCCATCAGTTCAAGTTCATCTCAACAACTACATAATTTACCTCCACTGGTGCCTATACTATCCAAGAAAATACAACATGAG ATAGAACCACCCCATGATATTCAAAGCATGGAAGTTGAACCATATAATTTAGAAACAAGCACTTTGTCAGGAAAAAGAGCTTATGAAGATCCAAACAGTACAGATCAG